A stretch of Macrobrachium rosenbergii isolate ZJJX-2024 chromosome 12, ASM4041242v1, whole genome shotgun sequence DNA encodes these proteins:
- the LOC136844042 gene encoding ovostatin-like produces the protein MPVPYSANSTAALEISGDINGKSIFDERDLVLENLVQTFIQADKFLYMPGQLVQFRVLTITGTKALVSYEDIPEIWIISPKGSRLAQWKKMPNPKGLLQLEFQLAEEVEEGTYQIFARIENTNWSQSFKVEEYVLPRFSLTIQPPPFVLATDSEIVFSTFSGCEEVSIATADIGYSGYAIHVRGLFVEEGTGNVMTATASVAVQYQASILEVITTEHFLKPGLPYNFRVKVTTVDSSTPKGEVVRICASSCKNYTADESGIINAYIPPHLFGGSSNTHLTVAGVYVTSDLTLETRPCHYPSFVVDDALTTTGPTLNELVTVEPDGMETVAAAPGYDLTNENVSQVELERTYFPETWLWEVVVIGAPSRPLYSESGETEQKVKLPDTVTKWVGEAVCLHPELGTGLSPKSSITSFVPFFLDLSYPATARRHEKVPVLVSVFNYLTTSLPVTVELLTSTEYASPTYSMKTCVSGSQKEVVKFLVVPLEVGDVNLTFSATIDTTGESCGGQTDIERR, from the exons ATGCCAGTGCCGTACAGCGCTAACTCTACTGCTGCGCTCGAAATTTCCGGAGATATAAACGGCAAGTCCATCTTCGATGAACGCGACCTGGTCCTTGAGAATCTCGTGCAAACTTTTATACAAGCCGACAAATTCCTCTACATGCCGGGCCAGTTAGTGCAGTTTCGAGTTCTGACCATTACTGGAACGAAAGCTCTCGTTTCTTATGAAGACATTCCAGAGATATGGATTATATCACCTAAAGGCAGCCGGCTGGCGCAGTGGAAAAAAATGCCTAATCCAAAAGGACTACTGCAGTTGGAATTTCAGTTAGCTGAAGAGGTGGAAGAG GGCACTTACCAGATTTTCGCGAGGATCGAAAACACAAATTGGTCGCAAAGTTTCAAGGTTGAAGAATATGTCTTGCCAAGGTTCAGCCTCACCATTCAGCCACCCCCTTTTGTTCTTGCAACCGACTCTGAAATTGTATTCTCT ACATTCAGTGGATGTGAAGAAGTCAGCATAGCAACAGCTGACATTGGCTACAGCGGATATGCTATACATGTGAGAGGCTTGTTTGTCGAAGAGGGAACAGGCAACGTCATGACTGCCACAGCCTCTGTTGCAGTGCAATACCAAGCTTCCATTTTAGAAGTTATTACTACTGAACATTTCCTGAAACCTGGATTACCCTATAATTTCAGA GTGAAAGTGACTACAGTAGATTCTTCAACACCTAAAGGGGAAGTTGTGAGGATCTGTGCCTCCTCTTGTAAAAACTACACAGCGGATGAATCCGGAATAATTAACGCCTACATTCCACCCCACCTTTTTGGAGGCTCCTCAAATACCCATTTGACG GTGGCTGGGGTATATGTCACAAGCGACCTGACACTAGAGACAAGGCCGTGTCACTATCCCAGTTTTGTTGTTGATGATGCTCTGA CTACTACCGGGCCTACTTTAAATGAGTTAGTGACTGTCGAACCAGATGGTATGGAGACTGTCGCTGCAGCTCCCGGCTACGACTTGACGAATGAGAATGTGAGTCAAGTCGAACTGGAAAGGACATACTTTCCCGAAACGTGGCTGTGGGAAGTAGTTGTCATTGG AGCTCCTTCTAGGCCTCTTTACAGCGAGAGTGGCGAGACAGAGCAAAAGGTCAAACTCCCCGACACGGTGACTAAATGGGTTGGCGAAGCCGTGTGCCTCCATCCGGAGTTGGGCACTGGGCTGAGTCCCAAATCTTCCATCACCTCCTTCGTCCCGTTCTTCTTAGACCTCAGTTACCCAGCTACTGCCCGCAGGCATGAGAAAGTCCCTGTCCTGGTCTCGGTCTTCAACTATTTGACGACAAGTCTACCT GTTACCGTTGAGTTGCTTACAAGCACTGAGTACGCGTCTCCGACATATTCGATGAAAACCTGTGTTTCTGGCAGCCAAAAGGAAGTGGTAAAATTCCTCGTGGTGCCTCTGGAGGTCGGGGACGTCAACCTCACCTTCAGTGCTACGATAGACACTACTGGTGAAAGTTGTGGTGGGCAAACTGACATTGAAAGGAGGTAA